AATACCGCCACCAGTAAGCAATACATCGTTCAAACCCTTCTCCTGCATCAGTTGGAACACTTTCGGAAAAACCGTCATGTGCGCCCCCGATAAAATGCTCACGCCGATAGCATCGGCATCTTCCTGCAAAGCCGTATTGACTACCATTTCGGGAGTTTGGCGCAAACCTGTATAAATCACCTCCATACCTGCATCGCGCAGAGCAGTAGCTATAATTTTAGCCCCACGATCGTGGCCATCTAAACCTACCTTAGCAACTACAATGCGCAAAGGTCTATTCAAAATCTTCATACTCTTCGGGATTATCAGGAATTAAATCTTGACGCTCTCTTAATTTTTTATCATCTACATTTTTATTCAAAAACACATTCAACTGTTCAGGATCTACGCTCATTTGCACTTGACCGAACTCATTGATTTTGATTTCAAAACCTTCCAATTCTTTATGTACCTGAGGCTTCCCTTCTTGTGGTTTCTTTTTTGACATGTTGAAGAAAAAGATTAAAAAATAAAATAAAATTATGACATTATTAATACAACCAATATTGCACCAAATACGAGTGACAGTGTATTTTTTTAAAATTAAAAAATACTACAAACGCTCAACAATGCCTGCTATGCCCTGTCCGCCGCCTACACAAGCCGTCACCATTCCGTATTTTTTATTCAAACGTTTCAAATCGTCCAGAATTTGAACAGTGAGTTTAGTACCGGTACAGCCGAGCGGGTGTCCCAAAGCGATAGCACCGCCGTTGATATTCACCACATCAGGATTTAAACCTGCTTCGCGGATTACCGCCAACGCTTGTGCTGCAAATGCTTCGTTGAGTTCTATCAAATCAATATCATTGAGTTGTAAACCTGCATTTTTGAGTGCTTTCGGAATAGCAGCTACCGGTCCGATACCCATATATTTGGGATCTACACCCACACTTATCGCTGTAATAAAACGCCCGATG
Above is a genomic segment from Sphingobacteriales bacterium containing:
- a CDS encoding cobalamin B12-binding domain-containing protein, producing the protein MKILNRPLRIVVAKVGLDGHDRGAKIIATALRDAGMEVIYTGLRQTPEMVVNTALQEDADAIGVSILSGAHMTVFPKVFQLMQEKGLNDVLLTGGGIIPADDMETLRAMGVGNLFAPGTPIADIVAYITDWVAEHRNY